One window of Phycodurus eques isolate BA_2022a chromosome 17, UOR_Pequ_1.1, whole genome shotgun sequence genomic DNA carries:
- the LOC133415620 gene encoding uncharacterized protein LOC133415620: MEAECFPKEVILELVKASFEQISAAQWALLVAGTPDSETKAIIADTIGDMIQRISSNVVRHLLPAVSEHLRGQASQAQVSNAIDRYSPKLSECITETFAAALDLPPQKYEGAGELTTLVESEVKHRVTSALSVARNAPEWPSDPTLFIRGTMSSVGNLASIFRKAVDYLVQVFSRARTPCVVLCGRSTMKVGDMTDAVSGILLKWSRASKGEKVHIIADDIDVEKLSKNSDQENLEVVSEHSDSEVLQSAQLAALDITRSIIQEPLLSSGDRVERLTRFNLNLKLISNKVKNFFRSQVNASPNGNIKLRRLRFFKFARMQFTRMLGRLKRAFKNQEGCLVCLRPDQPKSPRGDAKGTFRSSTLHVRPSQNPVFEFEAIQDMVEKLFEDLSKMEPEVRQAKIQRYMDEKLRGFSQELTSRLYEYVMSCQSEVYEVPSSRSNTPFMDSVLWGRRGKKHWDGGQKFSPEVLYAMTEDVVWRFLQQLLLWMETEDGETYADEVSGAVGEINQLVVTALNTSEDSEEEISRETPLNEVVKDDSLKCSSYVPESRTRTSASSDAEPLSLKDLSEVLAFTLTMQLGQRLPRKCKKSLKPDALMLVVQHLSSRALKEIGPGHMDNIETLANLEEVIIPVVKKLLAEFGTPDKLVEAVTVDEASFDDVVMKHLEVQLKAPRGAPKGTLVIHNVLLPMSLITSEIQIVFFTSIDFHKWQHLRLSCEPNVSK, translated from the exons ATGGAGGCTGAATGTTTCCCCAAGGAAGTCATCCTCGAGCTGGTGAAAGCCAGCTTCGAGCAGATCTCCGCAGCCCAGTGGGCGCTGCTGGTGGCGGGAACCCCCGACTCGGAGACCAAGGCCATCATTGCCGACACCATCGGCGACATGATTCAGAGGATCTCCTCCAATGTGGTGAGGCACCTGCTGCCCGCCGTCAGCGAGCACCTGCGTGGTCAAGCGTCTCAGGCTCAG GTGAGCAATGCCATCGACCGGTACAGTCCGAAGCTGAGTGAGTGCATCACCGAGACGTTTGCCGCCGCCCTGGACCTCCCACCACAGAAGTATGAGGGTGCAGGGGAGCTCACCACACTAGTAGAGTCAGAGGTGAAGCACCGGGTGACGTCAGCCTTGTCCGTGGCCCGGAACGCTCCCGAGTGGCCGTCGGACCCCACCCTCTTCATCCGGGGCACCATGTCCAGCGTGGGCAACCTGGCCTCCATCTTCCGGAAAGCTGTGGATTATTTAGTGCAGGTGTTCTCTCGGGCACGTACGCCATGCGTGGTGCTGTGCGGCCGCTCCACCATGAAAGTCGGCGACATGACTGATGCAGTGAGCGGAATCCTCTTAAAGTGGTCTCGCGCCAGTAAGGGCGAGAAAGTCCACATCATCGCCGATGACATTGACGTGGAGAAATTGAGCAAAAACTCCGACCAGGAGAACTTGGAGGTAGTGAGCGAACACTCTGATTCAGAGGTTTTGCAGAGTGCTCAGTTGGCCGCGCTCGACATCACCAGAAGTATCATCCAGGAACCCTTGCTCAGCTCAGGGGACCGTGTGGAAAGACTGACACGCTTCAACCTCAACCTGAAGCTCATTTCCAACAAAGTCAAGAATTTCTTTAGGTCGCAGGTGAACGCCAGTCCGAACGGCAACATCAAACTGCGCAGGTTGCGCTTCTTTAAGTTCGCGCGCATGCAGTTCACGCGCATGTTGGGACGACTCAAACGAGCCTTCAAGAATCAGGAGGGGTGTCTGGTGTGCCTCAGACCGGATCAGCCAAAGTCCCCCAGAGGGGATGCCAAAGGCACCTTCAGGAGCAGCACCTTACACGTCAGGCCGTCACAGAATCCTGTGTTCGAGTTCGAGGCCATCCAAGACATGGTCGAAAAGTTGTTCGAAGACCTCAGCAAGATGGAACCGGAAGTACGCCAAGCCAAAATCCAGCGCTACATGGATGAGAAGCTGCGGGGCTTTTCTCAAGAACTCACCTCTCGCCTGTACGAGTATGTCATGTCCTGTCAAAGCGAAGTGTATGAGGTGCCCTCCAGCCGCTCCAACACGCCTTTTATGGACTCCGTGCTGTGGGGGCGGCGGGGGAAAAAGCACTGGGATGGTGGGCAGAAGTTCTCTCCCGAGGTCTTGTACGCCATGACGGAGGATGTGGTCTGGAGGTTCCTGCAGCAGCTGCTCCTCTGGATGGAGACGGAGGACGGAGAGACGTACGCCGATGAAGTGTCCGGCGCCGTCGGTGAGATCAACCAGCTGGTCGTCACCGCCCTTAACACGAGCGAAGACTCGGAGGAAGAGATCTCTCGAGAAACACCTTTAAATGAGGTCGTAAAAGACGACAGCCTAAAATGTTCCTCATACGTACCCGAAAGCCGCACGAGGACCTCTGCATCTTCCGACGCGGAACCTCTGTCCTTGAAGGACTTGAGTGAGGTGTTGGCCTTCACGCTGACCATGCAGCTGGGCCAGCGTTTGCCCAGGAAGTGCAAAAAGTCTCTGAAGCCGGACGCCCTCATGCTGGTCGTGCAGCATCTGTCGTCCAGGGCCTTGAAGGAGATCGGCCCGGGGCACATGGACAATATCGAGACACTGGCCAACCTGGAGGAGGTCATCATACCAGTGGTGAAAAAGCTCCTGGCTGAATTTGGCACGCCGGACAAACTGGTGGAGGCCGTGACGGTGGACGAGGCTTCTTTTGACGATGTTGTTATGAAACATCTCGAAGTCCAACTTAAAGCCCCCAGAGGTGCGCCTAAGGGCACTCTTGTCATCCATAATGTGCTGCTACCCATGTCGCTGATCACATCAGAAATACAGATTGTGTTTTTCACATCAATCGACTTTCACAAATGGCAACATCTCAGGTTGAGTTGTGAACCAAATGTGTCAAAATAA
- the kcnj15 gene encoding ATP-sensitive inward rectifier potassium channel 15, translating to MVVKKAEVRRRIVSKDGHNNVRIDNVEGMVKLYLHDIWTTVVDIKWRYKLTLFASTFILTWFLFGVFFYLISLGNGDFEANLSSNHTPCLENVKTFTGAFLFSLESQTTIGYGFRYITEDCPLAIFTLVAQLVITGLAEIFVTGAFLAKLARPKKRAETIKFSQCAVVCRRQGQLCLMVRVANMRKSLLIQCQLTGKLLHTNVTQEGEKTQVHQTSVDFFMDSSRECSFLILPLTFYHILDEHSPLAGLSAENLRSWDMELLVTLNATMESTAATCQSRTSYIPNEILWGYEFKPVIFSTAGGRYVADFNFFNKVQVSNDAAFLDNAEKLKLEDDYKKD from the coding sequence ATGGTGGTGAAAAAGGCGGAGGTCCGTCGACGCATCGTGTCCAAAGACGGCCACAACAACGTGCGCATCGACAATGTGGAGGGCATGGTCAAGCTGTACCTGCACGACATCTGGACCACTGTGGTGGACATAAAATGGCGCTACAAGCTCACCCTCTTTGCCTCCACCTTCATCCTGACATGGTTCCTCTTCGGCGTATTCTTCTACTTAATCAGCTTGGGCAATGGAGACTTCGAGGCCAACCTCAGTTCTAACCACACACCCTGCCTGGAGAACGTCAAAACCTTCACAGGCGCCTTCCTCTTCTCCCTAGAGTCCCAGACCACCATCGGGTACGGCTTTCGCTACATCACTGAGGACTGCCCTTTGGCCATCTTTACACTGGTGGCCCAACTGGTCATCACCGGCCTGGCTGAGATCTTCGTCACGGGGGCCTTCTTGGCCAAGTTGGCGCGGCCCAAGAAGCGAGCAGAGACCATCAAGTTCAGCCAGTGTGCCGTGGTTTGCCGCCGACAAGGCCAACTATGCCTCATGGTTCGAGTCGCCAACATGCGGAAGAGTCTGCTCATCCAGTGCCAGCTCACCGGCAAGCTCCTCCACACCAACGTCACCCAAGAGGGCGAGAAGACCCAAGTCCACCAGACCTCAGTGGATTTCTTCATGGACTCCAGCAGAGAGTGCTCATTCCTCATCCTGCCGCTCACTTTCTACCACATCCTGGACGAGCACAGTCCGTTGGCCGGACTGAGCGCGGAAAATCTGCGCAGCTGGGACATGGAGCTGCTGGTGACGCTCAACGCCACCATGGAGTCCACGGCGGCCACGTGCCAAAGCAGGACGTCTTACATACCCAACGAGATCCTGTGGGGGTACGAATTCAAGCCGGTGATCTTCAGCACGGCCGGCGGGAGATACGTGGCAGACTTTAACTTCTTCAACAAGGTGCAGGTCAGCAACGACGCCGCCTTCCTCGACAACGCGGAGAAGCTAAAGTTGGAGGATGACTACAAGAAAGACTAG
- the vps26c gene encoding vacuolar protein sorting-associated protein 26C, translated as MSVTLDIRLKRANKVYHEGESVAGVIVLACKEAMQHHGIFLSMEGLVNLQLSSKSVGVFEAFYNSVKPISLISCSVEVAKAGKIPGGKTEIPFEFPLNAKGNKTLYETYHGVFVNIQYTLRCDLKRSLLAKDLSRNCEFIVHCQPQKANVGTTPVIFTITPETLQNIRERSLLPKFLIRGHLDNTTCVISQPLTGEVMVESADVPFKSIELQLVRVETCGCAEGYARDATEIQNIQIAEGDVCRGLPIPIYMVFPRLFTCPTLETTNFKVEFEVNIVIVLHDAHLITENFPLKLCRV; from the exons ATGAGCGTCACGTTGGATATACGACTAAAAAGAGCCAACAAAGTTTACCATGAGGGC GAGTCGGTGGCCGGCGTCATCGTGCTGGCGTGCAAGGAGGCGATGCAGCATCATGGCATCTTCCTGAGCATGGAGGGTCTGGTCAACCTGCAGCTGAGCTCCAAGAGCGTGGGAGTCTTTGAGGCCTTCTACAATTCCGTCAAG CCAATCTCGCTGATCAGCTGCAGCGTCGAGGTGGCCAAGGCCGGAAAGATCCCAGGAGGCAAGACCGAGATCCCCTTCGAGTTCCCCCTCAACGCCAAAGGCAACAAAACTCTGTACGAGACCTACCACGGGGTCTTCGTCAACATCCAG TACACTCTCCGCTGTGACTTGAAGCGCTCCCTGTTGGCCAAAGACCTCAGCAGGAACTGCGAGTTCATCGTGCACTGTCAG CCACAGAAAGCCAACGTCGGCACCACCCCGGTCATCTTCACCATCACTCCGGAGACCCTGCAGAACATCCGTGAG CGGAGTTTGCTGCCAAAGTTTCTCATCCGAGGCCACCTGGACAACACCACCTGCGTCATAAGCCAGCCCCTGACCGGTGAGGTGATGGTGGAGAGCGCCGACGTTCCCTTCAAGAGCATTGAGCTGCAGCTGGTTCGAGTGGAGACATGCG GGTGCGCCGAAGGCTACGCCCGAGATGCCACAGAGATCCAAAACATCCAGATAGCCGAGGGCGACGTGTGCCGTGGGCTGCCCATCCCCATTTACATGGTATTCCCCAGGCTATTCACATGTCCCACCCTGGAGACCACCAACTTCAAAGTCG AGTTTGAAGTCAACATTGTCATCGTGCTTCACGACGCCCACCTGATCACAGAGAACTTCCCTCTGAAGCTGTGCAGGGTCTGA